Within Primulina tabacum isolate GXHZ01 chromosome 5, ASM2559414v2, whole genome shotgun sequence, the genomic segment CCCTAGGGAATATTTTCATTGGGATAGCTAGCAAAATAACCTTGATCAAATTTTGTTTCTGCAAAATTAATCTCCCAAGTGTATttgagtttataaaaaaaactttgaccaaggttatttttcaaaattttcctattttttgtattttacgTGGTTTgctttgcatactcttgatcTCAATTTAAGATAATAAATTATCTTCATGGTTGCATTTTATTCAGTAAAAAGTTGACATTTATTTTTTGGGGTAATTTGTTTTTCAGGTGGGTCCAATAGTGTATCGCAGCAAAACAATTTTTGAGGATGCAACTCCTGAGCTGGTCAGAGAGTTTTTCTGGGATGATGAATTTCGGCCAAAATGGGATCCTATGCTTGTGTATGTCAAAATATTGGAAGAATGCCATGATACGGGAATGATGATCGTCCACTGGATTAAAAAGGTATGTTACACTGGGGTGCATAACAGTATTTTATCAAACCACCTTCAGCTGATGTTGACTTCATTGTTCTTTCATGTGCAGTTCCCTTTCTTCTGCAGTGATCGAGAGTATATCATTGGTCGAAGGATATGGGAATCGGGAAAAAGTAATTATTGTATTACAAAGGTATGATAACTCTAAGTTTGTAACTTTTACCTGTATTACACCATTACAAGTTCTTGTTTCATTTACATAGTCAGTGACTTGTTAGGATCTTGTGTTGCTACATATTCTTCGAGTTTGTTTTCCCCGCGAGTCAAAATACAGGAGTTTGAACTAGTACATAATATCTCTAAACGGACTTATTTCCTTGTCTAGCACCCCTGCATTGTTGAACTATTATTTTTCCACAGAATTCCATTTTCATTTTAGACTAATATTATATCTTGATTACAAACACAATGGCTGCAGGGGGTGCCATATCCAGCTTTTCCAAAACGTGACAAGCCCAGGCGCGTAGATTTTTATTTCTCAAGCTGGGTTATCAAGCCAGGTGAGTATTACTTATTTACTCATGGCTTCTTTTTAGATGACACTGATGTAAAAATATTATCCTTATCTCACATGGACAAACCTGTGCAGTTGAATCACGTAAACCAGATGGGCTGTTATCTGCATGCGAGGTCACACTTATTCACTACGAGGACATGGGAATCCCCAAGGATGTTGCCAAATTAGGGGTTCGTCATGGAATGTGGGGAACGGTCAAGAAACTACATGCAGGCTTCAGAGCCTATCAAAATGCTAGAAAATTTGACACATCACTAACCAGATGTGCTTTGATGGCAAGAATCACAACCAAAATTTCATGCGATGAAGGGACTGATCCTGTGGCACAAGCATCGGATGAAGAAGGAAAGAACGAGGTTGTGAAAATGGTAACACCAAAAGATTCTGGTGGAATTGATTGGAAATGGGTGGCTATTGGTGGAACTGTTGCTCTCATTTGTGGACTTAAAACAGGATTGATCGGAAGAGCCTTACTGGTCGGAGCAGGGCATAGAATTGCTCGGAGACAAGGGAATCGAAggtaattaataatattttctgACTCATTTACACCCGATGATGCTCGAGACTTGAGCAGTGAAGTATAGGTACTACTATTCATATGGTGTTCCATATTTGTTTCTGGTATGTTCATGTATTTGGCGCATATACTCGCTGCGTAACGAGAACATATGTTTCCGACGAGGTTTATGATTCCACGCGATGCTTATCGATATAATTGTAGGGATGATGCATAATTTTCATACATATATCTGATATTATCTTGGCCAGGGTGATTAGTTGACAATGTTATCTCATGTCATTTTGTTCACAATTTTTTCTCTAAAACTGCTAAATGGATCAGCGAGGACTGATCAATGCTTGTTCATTTTTTTTCCATAATCTTTGGAACatcataattaatattttttcgatTTTAAATGTATCATTTTG encodes:
- the LOC142547706 gene encoding uncharacterized protein LOC142547706, whose translation is MEGAWAELNDYMVEFLSKPAIMETFVDIIVCVVPIWAAVMIGLLIGWSWRPRWTGLVFLGFRSKFRFLWTVPLGLGARRFWFAFTALSAFSVCRGLWFSFQGRSRKIPAQEPASSALEASVATQVEAGDDVPGDGIGIVNGAPDRELSSVTEKDLEHLLHLLDGKDGEMAWQSMMEHSTSNLTYQAWRHEPEVGPIVYRSKTIFEDATPELVREFFWDDEFRPKWDPMLVYVKILEECHDTGMMIVHWIKKFPFFCSDREYIIGRRIWESGKSNYCITKGVPYPAFPKRDKPRRVDFYFSSWVIKPVESRKPDGLLSACEVTLIHYEDMGIPKDVAKLGVRHGMWGTVKKLHAGFRAYQNARKFDTSLTRCALMARITTKISCDEGTDPVAQASDEEGKNEVVKMVTPKDSGGIDWKWVAIGGTVALICGLKTGLIGRALLVGAGHRIARRQGNRR